The genomic window AAACAACAGGAAGTGGGTGGAATCTAAAATTACGGATAACCCGGATTTCTTCCATGACCTTGCAAAAAACCAGCAGCCCGATTATTTATACATCGGATGCTCGGACAGCAGGGTTACTGCAGAAGAACTGATGGGGGCAAAACCGGGAGATGTATTCGTTCACCGGAACATTGCCAACATAGTAAACACATTGGATATGAGCTCAACGGCAGTGATACAATATGCCGTGGAACATCTGAGGGTAAAGCACATTATCGTCTGCGGGCATTACAACTGCGGCGGTGTAAAAGCTGCCATGACGCCTGAAGATTTGGGACTGCTAAATCCATGGCTGAGAAATATCCGTGACGTATACCGATTACATCAGACCGAACTGGACGATATTGAAGATGAAGACACACGTTATGACCGGCTTGTAGAACTGAATGTTCAGGAGCAGTGCATCAACGTGGTGAAAATGGCCTGTGTGCAGGAACGCTATATTTTGGAAGAATTTCCTGTAGTGCATGGCTGGGTTTTCGACCTGAGAACCGGTAAAATTATCGATCTGGAAATCGATTTCGAAAAGATTCTGAAAGACATCCAGAAAATTTACAATCTTACCAGTTCAAATTGGGTAATGAGCCGAAAGAAATAGCTCAAAAATAAGGTGAAATGAAACTTTGGAGTATAGTTACATTGGTGTTTTTTCTCAACTTTACAGCATTACCGGGTATGGCTGCTGTATTCGGCTGGGATCTTACCAGGACCAATGTCGTAATTAACGAAGAAGAGCCGCATTCTCACCCTACGTCTTTTATCGTCTACGAAAAAGCACTTCCAAAAACGTTGGATGTTTTCGATTACCTGAAGTTTTTTGAACCTTCCAACGAAGAGAAATCTTTTGTACCGCTCGATGATTCCTTTCATCTTTCGCCTTTACTTACCTTATTTTCCCCGCCTCCGGAAGCTTAATTTCTACCGACTGTTTTTTTATAACTGTTTTTTACTGTTTATATCAAATACGGTATTAGTTATTCATGCCTTTTCAAAATTAAATTTTCATTTATATAACTGATTTATTACTCAATAAACCGGTTATCTTTCACAGCTTAACATCATGAAAAAAACATCATTAATTGGAGGAATAAAGGAGAATTTCCCTTCAGGACTCGTTGTATTCCTGGTAGCACTGCCTTTGTGCCTCGGAATTGCTTTAGCATCAGGAGCCCCGCCTTTATCAGGCATTATCGCAGGTATTGTAGGCGGTTTGGTTGTAGGTTCCATCAGCAACTCGAACATTTCGGTTTCAGGACCTGCCGCAGGGCTTACGGCCATTGTTTTAACGGCCATCAAGGATTTGGGTGCGTTTGAACTTTTCCTATGTGCCGGAATCATTGCAGGGCTGATCCAGCTGGTTTTAGGATTCATCAGAGCCGGGAGCATTTCCAATTACTTTCCGAATAACGTTATCGAAGGCATGCTGGCAGCCATTGGTATTATTATCATTTTAAAACAGGTTCCTCACGCGCTGGGATTCGATAAGGATTACGAAGGCCACGAGTCGATTTTCGACAACGGCCTGAACTTCGGGTATTTTACGGAATTATTCGGAGCCGTTCAGCCGGGCGCCATCATTATTACTCTGATTTCCATCGCAATTTTGATTACGTGGGACAAAGTATATGCGTTGAGAAGGATTAAAATGCTTCCCGGTGCTTTGGTAGCCGTCGTTACGGGAATCATTCTGAATGAAGTATTTAAAATGACCGGAAGCTCACTGGCCATTCAGCCCCAGCATTTGGTTTCGCTGCCGGTGCCGCAGTCTTTTGACGACTTCAGAAACCTGGTAACGATGCCGGATTTCTCAGGATTCACCAATCCGAAAGTTTGGATTGCGGGAGCTACGATTGCGATCGTGGCGTCTATTGAGACCCTGCTTTGTATCGAAGCTTCAGACCGTCTGGATGTTCAGAGGAGAATAACGGATACCAACCTCGAGCTGAAAGCACAGGGAATCGGAAACCTCATCAGCTCATTTATCGGAGGCCTTCCGATGACTTCGGTTGTGGTCAGGAGCTCTGCCAATGCCAATTCGGGAGCTACGTCCAAAGCCTCTACCATTATCCACGGGGTTTTACTGCTGATCTGTGTATTATCAATTCCCGTCGTATTAAATTTAATTCCACTGGCCACTTTGGCTGCAGTTTTGATTATGGTGGGATATAAATTGGCCAAGCCGGCGACGTTCAAACATTTCTGGCATCTGGGTAAATTCCAGTTTATTCCGTTTGTGGCTACGGTAGTGGCGGTGGTAGCCACCGACCTTTTAAAAGGGGTTGGAATCGGTCTTGCCATTTCGGTTTTTTATATCCTTCAGGGGAATATGAAGCGGGCTTATTACTTAAGCCGGAAAGAACTGGATGATGCAGACGGAATCACCATAAAGCTGGCAGAAGAAGTTTCATTTTTAAATAAGGCAGCCATAAAAAAAACACTAAAAAACATTAAGCCGAATTCCGCAGTAACCATCGATGCAAGGGGAACTTCCTATATTGCAACCGACGTTCTGGAAATGATACAGGATTTTGCCAACATCCGGGCCAAGGAAGAGGACATCACTGTAGAACTGCTGGGCTTTAAAACCTCATACCGGGATTATGAGAGAGACGAAGATTCCCATATTCTTGTAACGCATAAAAGAGCGATGTAACAATCCTCAATTAAAATTTTTAACTTTAAAAAAATATAATTCAGAAAATAATAAATTATATGAAAGCACATACACACGAAACCCAGTCCACCATTACTCCTGAAAAAGCACTGGACTTTTTGAAGGAAGGAAATCAGAGATTTGTAAATAACCTAAAGGCGAACAGAGACCTTTTGGAACAGGTAAATGCGACCCGCGAGGGACAATGGCCTTTTGCCGTAGTTTTAAGCTGTATCGACAGCCGTACATCTGCAGAACTTATCTTTGACCAGGGACTCGGAGATATTTTCAGCATCAGGATTGCTGGTAACTTTGTGAATCAGGATATCCTGGGATCTATGGAGTTCGGATGTAATGTAGCCGGATCCAAGCTCGTGGTAGTATTGGGACACACCAAATGCGGCGCCCTGAAAGGCGGACTTGACGCTGCCCAGATCGAAGGAATGGGAATGGATAACCTGAACCACCTCATTAATCATTTTGATCCGATCATCGATAAAATTATCGAAAACGGTGAAGAGCGCTCTTCTTCCAATGCTGAACTTCTTGAGAGACTGAATCAGCACAATGTAAAAAATGCCATCGAAGACATTCGTAAGCAGAGTTCTACCCTGAGAAGGCTGGAAGAGGAAGGAAAAATTAAGATCATAGGTGCAAACTATGATGTGGAGACCGGAGTTGTAACCTGGTTATAACAGATATTCTCCCTGTTCAATCATAAGAATGTTAACTTAGATAAATTGGAAATTAATTTAATTAAAAGTACAAGGAAAGGCCACCGATCGGTGGCCTTTTTATTTATTGCAGATAAATAAAAGATATGAACTTTACATCGCAGGCGATGCCTAAAATCATTACATTTGATCCTGTGAAATTACAGATCGCTCATGAAACCTACACGCACTCTACTTCTTATTGTTTTTCTTATTTTATTCAGCGGGTTGAGCCAAGCTCAGAAAGCAGTTAGCGACACTTTGGCGTATGCTAAAAAATTTGAAACGAATAAAGAAAAATATATCGGGAAAAAATTTTCCCTGCTGTTGAAAGATATGACCCAGCTCTCATTTAAAAAAGCAAAATCCGATATTAAAGAAGATACAGACAATCCTTTGCCCAGCACGTTATTCAGGTTTTCCGACAAGGATATTGATGCAGCCGGCCAGGTAACCTTGGTCATCAGATGGAAACCGGATGATACCCCGACCACTCCCCTGGAATTTTTCGAGCAGGAACACAATTACGGGTTTACGATCAACGAGAAAAACTTTTTTGAAAATAAGATTATTCAGAACATCGTTGTTTATAAACAGTAGACCTCCGTTTCCGGAGGCCTTATCTTATATATTGCGTTTAATTTATTTACCGTTGAATGCAGACATGGTATTGTTGATACCTGCAAAGACAAACGAAAGGCTTGCTTTGGAAAACTTCTCAATTCTTTCCGCCAGCTTTTCATTTTCTTCTTCATTCCACGCTCCCAGAACATAATCCACCTGTCTTCCTTCGGAAAAATCTGCAGAAATGCCGAACCGGAGACGTGCGTAATTTTGGGTCTGCAAAACTTCATTAATGTTCTTCAGTCCGTTGTGCCCGGCATCGGAACCCTTACCTTTCATTCTGAGCGTCCCAAACGGCAAAGCGAGATCATCGGTGACGATCAGCACATTTTCCAAAGGAATATTTTCTTTCTGCATCCAATAGCGCACCGCATTCCCGGAAAGATTCATGTAAGTATCCGGTTTCAACACAAGCACTCTTCTCCCTTTATATTTACCGTCTGCCATCCATCCGAAATTGGTAGTATTAAAAGGAACTTCCAGTGTTTCGGCAATTTTATCCGCTACTTTAAAGCCGATGTTATGACGGGTATTTTCGTATTCGGCGCCTTTGTTTCCCAGCCCGACTATTAAATATTTCATCGCGAAATTTTTTGCAAAATTAAGGCATTCAAAATAAAAAAGCCCAATCCTGAAAGATTGAGCTTCGATATTATTTAAAATTATTTCTTACAAAGGTTTGTAGATATAGTTTACACCGTATCCTCTTCTCATATAGGTCTGGGCATCGTAGTTATAATTGGTTGAAAAGATAACCGGAGTCGGGATAGGCTGGGCAAGATCCGTAACCGAATATCTTGTCGGGCTGTTTGGTGATAAGATCCAGCTCTTCACATCATTATAATCTGTAGACAACAGTCTTGAGATTTTATACACATTCGGAAGCAGTGTAAAAGGATTAATCTGTGTATCATAATTAGTGTACTCATACCCTAATTTTGCAGTCGCTGAACCAAATACACCTCCGCTTATCGGTCCGTAATGTCTGGTAACTTTAGAAACATTATCCCCAACATACTCGTATTTTGTTTTGGAGTAACCTGTGTAAGCAAAAGGCGTCCCTGAAACATCCGGACCATTTCTCATAATGATAGAGTCCAGTTTT from Chryseobacterium sp. SORGH_AS_0447 includes these protein-coding regions:
- a CDS encoding carbonic anhydrase; amino-acid sequence: MSQSYKVIFENNRKWVESKITDNPDFFHDLAKNQQPDYLYIGCSDSRVTAEELMGAKPGDVFVHRNIANIVNTLDMSSTAVIQYAVEHLRVKHIIVCGHYNCGGVKAAMTPEDLGLLNPWLRNIRDVYRLHQTELDDIEDEDTRYDRLVELNVQEQCINVVKMACVQERYILEEFPVVHGWVFDLRTGKIIDLEIDFEKILKDIQKIYNLTSSNWVMSRKK
- a CDS encoding SulP family inorganic anion transporter yields the protein MKKTSLIGGIKENFPSGLVVFLVALPLCLGIALASGAPPLSGIIAGIVGGLVVGSISNSNISVSGPAAGLTAIVLTAIKDLGAFELFLCAGIIAGLIQLVLGFIRAGSISNYFPNNVIEGMLAAIGIIIILKQVPHALGFDKDYEGHESIFDNGLNFGYFTELFGAVQPGAIIITLISIAILITWDKVYALRRIKMLPGALVAVVTGIILNEVFKMTGSSLAIQPQHLVSLPVPQSFDDFRNLVTMPDFSGFTNPKVWIAGATIAIVASIETLLCIEASDRLDVQRRITDTNLELKAQGIGNLISSFIGGLPMTSVVVRSSANANSGATSKASTIIHGVLLLICVLSIPVVLNLIPLATLAAVLIMVGYKLAKPATFKHFWHLGKFQFIPFVATVVAVVATDLLKGVGIGLAISVFYILQGNMKRAYYLSRKELDDADGITIKLAEEVSFLNKAAIKKTLKNIKPNSAVTIDARGTSYIATDVLEMIQDFANIRAKEEDITVELLGFKTSYRDYERDEDSHILVTHKRAM
- a CDS encoding carbonic anhydrase family protein, encoding MKAHTHETQSTITPEKALDFLKEGNQRFVNNLKANRDLLEQVNATREGQWPFAVVLSCIDSRTSAELIFDQGLGDIFSIRIAGNFVNQDILGSMEFGCNVAGSKLVVVLGHTKCGALKGGLDAAQIEGMGMDNLNHLINHFDPIIDKIIENGEERSSSNAELLERLNQHNVKNAIEDIRKQSSTLRRLEEEGKIKIIGANYDVETGVVTWL
- the pth gene encoding aminoacyl-tRNA hydrolase, which encodes MKYLIVGLGNKGAEYENTRHNIGFKVADKIAETLEVPFNTTNFGWMADGKYKGRRVLVLKPDTYMNLSGNAVRYWMQKENIPLENVLIVTDDLALPFGTLRMKGKGSDAGHNGLKNINEVLQTQNYARLRFGISADFSEGRQVDYVLGAWNEEENEKLAERIEKFSKASLSFVFAGINNTMSAFNGK